A genomic window from Hemitrygon akajei unplaced genomic scaffold, sHemAka1.3 Scf000204, whole genome shotgun sequence includes:
- the LOC140724396 gene encoding NACHT, LRR and PYD domains-containing protein 3-like produces MPVCGANRSSSHRSSAAGGVFFHTDGRKAADNQPTSVRVKMDTDLNSAISAFLSNCEDHHLFQLSRFYTDRLQQAIEEGVEGVGFMLMGEDHFTGQEYHRVTELAENGNRAGASKLLLDLVMEKGSGARRVMWESFVKLHHHLPKLSRILNEIREQGDGQFAYMDTERGLSEVSKHLKDFQRKHKETLREQTEKLRVNTILMREKVKVFQLLDRYVELTVISTVRDRRLVEHELLARGRDHEEWRQKHLRGELEKIRIDHLFLKSYSQSLRAPSKGFFPPPSSGCSAAVAGGPGIGKTTMVQKLVYDWATGKTYQEFQFIFSFRFRYLNSINCRINLKELILDQYPYFGNFLREVWKNPKGLLFIFDGLDEFMHRIDFADNRRDREPQDTCTDPEYKCMVSDIVYSLIQHKLLQGCSVLVTTRHTSLQSLEKADISVWAEILGFVGEERKEYFNRYFEDQTVAAAVFKHVQENEILYTMSYNPSYCCILALALGPFFTQRARDPQRVPKTITQLYSYFIYSILKNHGREVENPRDVLVRVGQMAFRGVSQKKTVFTDRDLINYNLQPSQFLSGFLIELLEREDSARCVVYTFPHLTIQEFVAAVAQFLNPHLGDILIFLTEAHSTTDGRFEVFLRFVAGLSNPMTARGLEEFLGPFPHETTCRVIDWVKEEFKRQVRYTRNEAGKRSLLNTLHYLFESQNSGLAQATLGSVDSLSFRGMTLTPIDCAVLAHIIAFCDTIRHLDLRYCQIHSDGIQRLGPGLHKCQVLGLGANKLGDSGVKLVSEALRNPECKIQKLWLGKVRLSNSGAEDLVSSLFTNPSLTELDLSGNKLGDSGVKLVSATLGNSECKIQKAELYNVDLTDSGVEDLVSALSTNRSLTELNLGSNSLTDRCVSDLRRLILTHPTLERIWLRYNQFSWIGKKELRSLQEPRPGVRVDL; encoded by the exons ATCTGAACTCCGCAATCTCcgccttcctgtcaaattgtgagGATCACCACCTGTTCCAGTTGTCGAGATTCTACACGGACCGACTGCagcaggcgattgaggagggtgtggagggagtcggCTTCATGCTAATGGGCGAGGATCACTTCACCGGGCAAGAGTATCAC agaGTGACTGAACTCGCGGAGAACGGAAACCGAgcgggcgcttccaaactcctcctggatctggtgatggagaagggctccggggcccggagggtgatgtgggaatcctttgtgaaactacacCACCACttaccgaagctgagcagaatattgaatgAAATACGGGAACAGG gtgACGGCCAGTTCGCCTACATGGACACTGAGCGGGGTTTATCTGAAGTGTCCAAGCATCTGAAAG ACTTTCAgaggaaacacaaggagactctgcgggaacaaactgaaaaactgagagtcaacacgatcctgatgagggagaaggtgaaggttttccagctgctTGATCGATACgttgagctcacggtcatttcaactgttcgagatcggagactggtggaacatgaactGCTGGCAAggggcagagaccacgaggagtggagacagaAGCACCTCCGCGGAGAGCTGGAGAAAATCCGCATTGATCATCTGTTTCTGAAAAGTTACTCACAAAGTTTACGGGCCCCATCGAAGGGCTTCTTCCCCCCACCAAGTTCAGGATGTtcggcagcagtggctggaggcccagggatcgggaaaacaacaatggtacaaaagcttgtttatgactgggccacggggaagaCATACCAAGAGTTCCAGTTTATCTTTAGTTTCAGATTCCGGtatttaaactccattaattgCAGAATAAACTTGAAGGAACttattctggatcagtatccatACTTTGGCAATTTcttgagagaggtctggaagaacccaaagggattgctgtttatattcgatggctTGGATGAATTCATGCACAGAATCGATTTTGCTGACAATCGGAGAGACAGAGAACCTCAggacacatgcacagatcctgaatatAAGTGCatggtgtctgacattgtgtacagtttaatccagcacaAGTTGCTTcaagggtgttcagtgctggtgacgaCCCGCCACACTTCTTTACAGTCATTGGAAAAGGCAGatatcagtgtctgggctgaaattctggggtttgttggtgaggaacggaaggaatatttcaacaggtattttgaagatcagacggtagcagcagctgttttcaaacacgtgcagGAGAACGAGATCTTGTACActatgagctacaacccctcctactgctgcatcctcgctctggcactgggccccttcttcacacaaagagccagggacccgcagcgagttcccaagaccatcacccaactataTTCCTACTTTATTTACAGCATACTGAAAAACCATGGCCGTGAggttgagaacccccgtgatgtgctagtcagggttggtcagatggcttTCAGAGGTGTGTCCCAGAAGAAGACTGTCTTTACAGAtagagatttgatcaactacaatctgcagccttcccaattcctgtccgggttcctgatagagcttttggagagagaggattctgcccggtgcgtggtgtacacatttccacacctcaccatccaagagtttgtagctgcagtcgcacaattcctgaatccacatctcGGAGATATCCTgatattcctcactgaagcccacagcacgacagatgggcgatttgaggtatttctccgttttgttgctggtctctcgaacccaatgacagctcggggcctggaggagttctTGGGgccatttcctcatgaaacaacctgccgagtgattgactgggtgaaggaggagtttaAACGCCAGGTTAGATACACAAGGAATGAAGCTGgcaaaaggagcctcctgaacacattgcactacctatTCGAGTCTCAAAACAGCGGGCTggctcaggccacactgggatctgtggattcactttcattCCGTGGTATGACACTGACCCccattgactgcgcggtcctggcTCATATCATCGCCTTCTGTGATACAATAAGACACCTCGACTTGAGGTACTGCCAGATTCATTCGGATGGCATCCAGCGTCTGGGACCGGGGCTACACAAGTGCCAGGTGTTGGG acttggggcgaataaactgggagattcaggagtgaaactggtgtctgaggctctgaggaacccggagtgtaaaatacagaaactgtg GTTGGGGAAGGTCCGTCTCTCaaattctggtgccgaggatcttgtCTCCTCTCTCtttacaaacccatcactgactgagctGGACCTGAGTGGTAATAAACTGGGTGATTCAGGAGTGAAGCTGGTGTCTGCGACTCTGGGGAActcagagtgtaaaatacagaaagcaGA GCTGTACAATGTCGATCTTACAGATTCTGGTGTCGAGGATCTCGTTTCCGCTCTCAGTACCAACCGATCACTGACGGAGCTAAACCTGGGATCAAACTCGCTCACAGACCGATGTGTCTCCGATCTCAGgcgcctcatactgacccaccCGACTCTGGAGCGGatctg GCTGCGGTACAATCAGTTCAGTTGGATTGGGAAGAAGGAACTGAggtctctgcaggaacccagacccggagtAAGAGTGGACCTGTGA